A window of Juglans regia cultivar Chandler chromosome 7, Walnut 2.0, whole genome shotgun sequence contains these coding sequences:
- the LOC109004908 gene encoding probable inactive ATP-dependent zinc metalloprotease FTSHI 2, chloroplastic has protein sequence MAGHCLLPYSSSSLVYRTPKPPKPFRYYSSISSQLHSPSRDDNDGDNDNCSKTKKHSRLNLSNLSITLTIISGSLPQPALAAAAAVKKRSSKKTTPKLPEALTPEELKSWVQGLPIVSDRIPYTQLLELKKEGKLKHVVKQGSGRGLRQRTEPVLVVLDDSRVLRTVLPSLDANRRFWQSWDELNIDSLCVNAYTPPLKGPDVPAPYLGFLGNVPAFMLRLASPKKESKRALEFRRIREELKREKMEGLERMRKDREAMDKAIRVQRKEEERRRKMELRKKEHEESLQAARRNYLQMGNMWADLAQDPNVAGALGLVFFVIFYRTVVLSYRKQKKDYEDRIKIEKAEAEERKKMRELEREMEGIEGEDDEESEQGRGEQNPYLKMAMQFMKSGARVRRAHNKRLPQYLERGVDVKFSDVAGLGKIRLELEEIVKFFTHGEMYRRRGVKIPGGILLCGPPGVGKTLLAKAVAGEAGVNFFSISASQFVEIYVGVGASRVRALYQEAKENAPSVVFIDELDAVGRERGLIKGSGGQERDATLNQLLVCLDGFEGRGEVITIASTNRPDILDPALVRPGRFDRKIYIPKPGLIGRIEILKVHARKKPMAQDVDYMAVASMTDGMVGAELANIVEVAAINMIRDGRTEITTDDLLQAAQIEERGMLDRKERSPETWKQVAINEAAMAVVAVNFPDLKNIEFVTIAPRAGRELGYVRMKMDPIKFNEGMLTRQSLLDHITVQLAPRAADEIWYGGGQLSTIWAETADNARSEARTLVLGGLSEKHHGLSDFWVADRINEIDLEALRIVNLCYERAKEILQQNRKLMDAVVNELVEKKSLTKQEFLRLVELHGSLQPMPASILDIRTAKGLKFQEMMMNQKKAAIRSD, from the exons ATGGCCGGCCATTGTCTCCTTccttattcttcttcctctttagTATACCGAACCCCAAAACCCCCAAAACCTTTCCGTTATTACTCCTCAATTTCATCCCAACTTCACTCCCCGTCTCGTGATGACAACGACGGCGACAATGATAATTGCAGCAAAACCAAGAAACATTCCCGACTCAACTTATCCAACCTCTCCATTACCCTCACCATCATCTCCGGctctctcccccagcccgctcTCGCCGCAGCTGCCGCTGTCAAAAAGCGGTCGTCCAAGAAAACGACGCCGAAACTTCCCGAAGCCCTAACCCCGGAAGAGCTCAAATCTTGGGTACAGGGACTCCCAATTGTATCAGACCGCATTCCGTACACGCAACTGTTGGAATTGAAGAAAGAGGGAAAGCTCAAGCATGTAGTTAAGCAGGGTAGTGGTCGTGGTTTGCGGCAGCGTACGGAACCGGTGCTGGTTGTTCTCGATGACTCTAGGGTTTTAAGGACGGTTTTGCCGTCCTTGGATGCCAACAGGAGGTTCTGGCAGTCCTGGGATGAATTGAACATTGACTCCCTCTGTGTCAACGCGTATACGCCTCCACTCAAGGGGCCGGATGTGCCGGCACCGTATTTGGGCTTCCTTGGGAATGTGCCGGCATTTATGCTGAGGTTGGCGAGTCCGAAGAAAGAGTCGAAGAGAGCATTAGAGTTTAGAAGAATTAGGGAGGAGTTGAAAAGGGAAAAGATGGAAGGGTTAGAGAGGATGAGAAAGGACAGGGAGGCGATGGATAAGGCGATAAGGGTGCAGAGgaaagaggaggagaggaggaggaagatggAGCTGAGGAAGAAGGAGCACGAGGAGTCCTTGCAAGCGGCAAGGAGGAATTACTTGCAGATGGGCAATATGTGGGCGGATTTAGCACAGGATCCTAATGTGGCCGGTGCGCTTGGGTTGGTGTTCTTTGTGATATTTTACAGGACGGTGGTACTTAGTTATAGGAAGCAGAAGAAGGATTACGAGGATAGGATAAAGATTGAGAAGGCGGAGgcagaggagaggaagaagatgagggaGTTGGAGAGGGAGATGGAGGGAATTGAGggtgaggatgatgaggagAGTGAGCAAGGGAGAGGTGAGCAAAATCCTTATTTGAAGATGGCTATGCAGTTCATGAAGTCGGGGGCTCGTGTTAGACGAGCACATAATAAGAGGTTGCCACAGTATTTAGAGAGAGGTGTGGACGTCAAGTTTTCAGATGTTGCAGGGCTCGGCAAAATACGTCTTGAGCTTGAGGAAATTGTGAAGTTTTTCACGCATGGAGAAATGTATAGGAGGAGAGGAGTGAAAATACCAG GTGGTATACTTCTTTGTGGCCCCCCTGGTGTGGGGAAGACTTTACTGGCAAAAGCTGTGGCTGGGGAGGCAGGCGTAAACTTCTTCTCAATTTCTGCCTCTCAGTTTGTGGAAATATATGTTGGGGTTGGTGCTTCTCGTGTCAGAGCACTGTACCAAGAAGCAAAGGAAAAT gCTCCATCTGTTGTCTTCATCGATGAGCTGGATGCGGTAGGAAGGGAGCGTGGTCTGATTAAGGGTTCTGGTGGACAAGAACGTGATGCTACTCTTAATCAG CTCCTTGTCTGCttggatggatttgaaggaagagGGGAAGTGATCACCATTGCTTCCACGAATAGACCAGATATTCTAGATCCAGCACTTGTAAGACCTGGGCGGTTTGATCGGAAAATATATATCCCCAAGCCTGGCCTTATTGGTCGTATTGAAATTTTGAAG GTTCATGCTCGTAAGAAACCTATGGCTCAAGATGTGGACTATATGGCTGTCGCTAGTATGACTGATGGCATGGTTGGGGCAGAGCTTGCCAACATAGTTGAGGTTGCTGCTATCAATATGATACGGGATGGAAGAACGGAG ATCACTACTGATGACTTGTTACAAGCTGCACAAATAGAAGAAAGGGGAATGTTAGATAGAAAGGAGAGAAGCCCAGAGACATGGAAGCAAGTAGCAATTAATGAAGCAGCAATGGCTGTTGTGGCTGTGAACTTTCCTGATCTTAAGAATATTGAGTTT GTCACTATTGCTCCTAGAGCTGGTAGGGAATTGGGTTATGTTCGAATGAAAATGGATCCTattaaatttaatgaaggaatgCTTAC CCGGCAATCCCTCCTGGACCATATCACTGTTCAACTAGCACCACGTGCAGCTGATGAGATTTGGTATGGTGGGGGTCAG TTGAGTACAATATGGGCCGAAACGGCAGATAATGCTAGGTCAGAAGCACGGACTCTTGTTCTTGGTGGCCTCTCTGAGAAACATCATGGATTATCAGATTTCTGGGTGGCTGATCGAATTAAT GAAATTGATTTGGAGGCATTGCGGATTGTCAACTTGTGTTATGAACGTGCAAAAGAG ATTCTGCAGCAAAACCGAAAGCTTATGGATGCTGTGGTTAATGAACTTGTTGAAAAGAAAAGTCTGACCAAACAAGAATTTTTACGCCTAGTTGAGTTGCATGGTTCCCTCCAACCAATGCCAGCAAGCATACTTGACATCCGGACGGCAAAAGGATTGAAGTTCCAGGAAATGATGATGAACCAAAAGAAAGCAGCTATACGAAGCGATTAG
- the LOC109004889 gene encoding uncharacterized protein LOC109004889 has translation MERKDIKRVGMMMRMMMVLITMLVLALAQVKASNPIVPPRMLREESNPPPYKLLSTPNFPSSASQLSDSPPADCTEICAQRCKPLEIFPPKFTLCYEACMLLCSQSPSPSGIFDCTLDCAESMSTGSRSDAEKVQDYIHTCYNTCKKKEN, from the exons ATGGAAAGAAAGGATATCAAGAGAGTagggatgatgatgaggatgatgatggtgTTAATTACCATGCTGGTGCTAGCCTTAGCACAAGTTAAAGCTAGTAATCCTATTGTTCCCCCTCGAATGCTCAGAGAAGAGAGCAATCCTCCTCCTTATAAATTACTGTCAACGCCTAATTTCCCTTCCAGTGCCTCTCAATTATCTGATTCCCCACCAGCTGATTGCACTGAAATCTGTGCTCAACGTTGTAAGCCTCTGGAAATTTTTCCTCCAAAATTCACGCTTTGTTATGAAGCTTGTATGCTATTATGCTCGCAGTCCCCTTCACCATCTGGCATCTTTGACTGCACGCTTGATTGTGCAGAATCCATGTCAACCGGTTCCCGTTCAG ATGCAGAAAAAGTGCAAGACTACATCCATACCTGCTACAATACTTGCAAGAAGAAGGAGAACTAG
- the LOC109004888 gene encoding uncharacterized protein LOC109004888 — protein MRRVVAMMIVLLSMLALVLAQVSPGEPTPILLPPLTPVLTQDAPSGTTTGQDCDTKCSAECFLAKKFPKHYAACLDHCKKLHCNYPADLSYSIFKCTVTCLDPTSTKLAASDKVNEDRVEACYNSCKKNV, from the exons ATGAGGAGAGTTGTAGCAATGATGATTGTTCTGCTATCGATGCTTGCGCTGGTTTTAGCGCAAGTATCTCCGGGCGAGCCAACACCCATACTACTCCCTCCTCTGACTCCCGTGCTAACACAAGACGCACCAAGCGGTACTACTACTGGTCAGGACTGTGATACAAAGTGTTCTGCTGAGTGTTTTCTTGCTAAAAAATTTCCAAAGCATTACGCGGCTTGTTTAGACCATTGCAAGAAGCTACACTGCAACTATCCTGCAGATCTCTCCTATTCCATCTTCAAGTGCACCGTTACTTGTCTTGACCCCACATCCACCAAGCTTGCAGCCTCcg ACAAAGTGAACGAAGATCGGGTGGAAGCTTGCTACAATAGCTGCAAGAAGAATGTTTAG
- the LOC109004910 gene encoding early nodulin-like protein 1 has protein sequence MKNTNAASLFALFCTSVMAILVATSVPVQAVEEFKVGDVLGWIEPDANHTSLYSQWAARNRFHVGDSLSFEYKNDSVLVVNKYEYYHCNTSKPIAAFINGKSVVKLDRPGPFYFISGVPDHCKNGQRLFIDVMSPHPISPSPPSIAFPPALDEGPSPSPSPSSGVPVSVTICSVFMAVTATFVTFLCSAA, from the exons ATGAAGAACACAAACGCGGCATCTCTTTTTGCTCTCTTCTGCACTTCTGTGATGGCAATCCTGGTCGCCACAAGCGTGCCggttcaagctgtggaagaatTCAAAGTGGGCGACGTTTTGGGTTGGATTGAACCCGATGCCAACCACACTTCGCTTTACAGTCAATGGGCTGCAAGGAACAGATTTCATGTTGGAGATTCTCTCT CTTTTGAGTACAAGAATGATTCAGTTCTTGTGGTGAACAAATATGAATACTACCACTGCAACACAAGCAAGCCAATCGCTGCCTTTATCAACGGGAAGAGTGTCGTCAAGCTTGATAGGCCGGGGCCATTCTACTTCATTAGTGGGGTTCCTGATCACTGCAAGAACGGCCAGCGGTTGTTTATTGATGTGATGTCTCCGCACCCAATCTCTCCATCTCCTCCATCCATTGCCTTTCCGCCTGCGCTAGACGAGGGGCCCTCTCCTTCACCGTCACCAAGTTCGGGAGTTCCAGTTTCAGTCACAATTTGTTCAGTCTTTATGGCTGTTACTGCTACATTTGTGACTTTTCTATGCTCTGCAGCATAG